The genomic segment CGCGGTATCGCTTGAAATAGCTGGAAAAAGGGGAGGTAGGCGAATTTTGCCCCTTTCCCGGCAGCAAATTTGGACTTGACGGCGGTGATAAATCGGCGGTGCGCTGAGGCAACGCCACCCCCGGCACCTGGCGCAGCGGCGATGGGCGATAAAGAGAAAAGGGACCTTGTCAGCGATTAAGGCTGTGCCGCGGTGATCCTACGGCGAGGCGGCGCCGGTGGATGCTGCCGGGTGATGGCGTCGTATGCTTTGCTCATGCCCAATTTGCCCGCCACGCGCTCAAGGGAAACGCGCTTTAACAGTTCGGCGGTGATGGGGCGCTTCTCGTCGTTAAACACCATCGCGCCGAGAAGCTCGGTGAACGGCTGTGATCGCACCAATGTCATGATGAAATCCGCCTCCGATTCATGCTGACAAGGCAGGAAATAAAGGGTGTCGTCCAGCATCACGGGCTTGCCATTAATAGGCCCCACCTTCATGAAATTAAACGACTTGTAGAAGCCTGAGATGGCGACTTTCCAGGGCGCGAAGGTATAGGCGCCGACGCCAAATACCGAGAAACGCGGCTTTCCCCGATAGATAACGCTGCCCCGGGCATCGAGTCTATCCCCATGATCCATCAGGTATCGCCAGGTCTTCGGCACCGTGCCGGCGAGCGTAGCGGTATCCTCGCCGATCTCTTTCTGGGTGACGATCATGACGCGGTCCGCACGGCTCCTGCCTTTCGCCACATCGGAGCTTTTGAGCAGCGGAAAGACGATGCCGGTTTCAAGATCCACGCACTCTCCCAGGCCATTGGTCAGCAGACCGTCAACCCCCTTGGACAGCTCCATGACCTTTGAACAGTCGTGCTTCACGCCGGAGCGCCAGACGTAATGCATGTTGGTGGCAATCAGATCGCGATGGCGGAGGTACGAGTCGACATTGGAGACCAGAAACTGATCGTGAAAACCGATGGTGGACTCCGGCGCCGAGGCTTCAAGGCTGGCAAAGACATCACAGTCTTGCGAGTCATCCCCAACGGCGACCGGCAGGACAAAAAGGCAGGCTTCGACGGCGGCGCCAAAATGCTGCATGGCATCGATCTTATAGATGGCGGCTCGACCGACCGGGTCGCCTCGCCGCCACGCTTGCCGCAGCAATTTTCGCGCCACCGAGGTCTTGACGAGCATAGCTATCCAGCCTGAGCGTCCCCGAAGCCATTCCAACTGCTTGAGCAGCATCCATTCGGAAATATCGAAGTTGGCTTTGCCGGTCAGTGCGTCCAGTCCCTTATGCCCTTGGAAATTACTTTTCGAGGGCAGATTGACGCTCTGTAGCAGCCCCAGTTCGGCATTGGTGACCCAAGAGGGGTTACCCAATACTAACCATGGCCCCGGATCGCCAGACAGCACCGCGTCCCAGTCGAGGGTAAAGAAATCGCCCTGGTCCACCCGGGCGGCGCGTCCAAGACGCATCCGGGCTTCCTTCACGTATGCCGCATTGATTTCAAGGCCCAGCACATGCCGCGCCGCAGGGAAATGCGCAACGGCGGCCTCAAGGAAAGCGCCTTGGCCGCAGGTGGGCTCCACCACGGCGCCGGGGGAAATGCCGCGTCGAGTCAGGACGGCACACACAGCGCACGCCAGACCCAGCGGGGTTTGAAAATCCCCGAATTGCCAGACGTTCCGTTCTTTTTTGCCGGCCATGGTCAGCGCACCCTTTCCAGGCCGTCCACGGTACCCGCCTGTATTATCACCCGACTGTACTGGAGCCGCCATTGCAGTGCGTTTGAGATAGTGAGGTAACCTTGCAGCGGCGGTTCAGCCAAAATGGTTTCGGCAATGTTACGCGCTTCGATTTCGTCAACGGGCAAGTTTCTATCCTGGAGAAAGGCCACAATATCGTCAGCATTTCCCTCATTAGCAATAATTTGTCGCAGGCCGTGCGTCGTCTGGAAGTCGGCGGTACGGCCCTTGTCCACGAAAATCGTATGCATCATGTTCAGCCGGCCCGTACGGGCGAACGGATCGTCCACTTTCTCATAGACAAACACAATGAGGTGGTAGCTGAGACCATAGATCTTCTGACGCGCCGACTTATAGGGGCAGGAGGACTGCGGTTGGCGGATGCACGTAACCTTGATATCAACATTCAAGCTCGGCAGATCGATGCCGTTGGCCGTATTACCCGCGCCGAACCAATAACGCTCCATGAGATGGGAGGTGAATTTGTGCTCAAGATAGGTCCCGATCGCCTTGCCGTCCGTTACTCCGTATAACGCCGGCTCATCATACTTGCTCTCAATTTCGGCGAAATTGGCGGCTTCTGCCCACATATGCTCAAGTGTCAGGTCTATTTTATCGGCGAACACGGGTTTTCCATATTGTCGCATGTGCCGCTCAACCTACCACATAGCGCGCTGCCGCTCCATCTCGTTTCACGCCTTAGTCGCCTTGCGGCCCCTGGGTTGGGCTCGAGGGCAGCGTAGGTCGCAACCGTCTTCCACTGACGATCGGACGTAAGTATTCACTGCAAGACATCATTGTTTTTATTCAGGTAGTGATAACTCACGCTATCTGGTACGGCGTGAGCGGTGACCGCGTTATTATCGCGCATCGTCGATCAAGAGGCAGGCAGGTTAGTACTCCACTTTTGCCCATCCTACCTGCGCGAGCCTTCCGGCATGGGCAAAGGCGTCTTTCTTGTCATTAGTGACGATGTTGCCGGAGCCACAGCGGAGGGGGCATGATGACGCCGGCAGGCAACGCCCCGCCGGCGCTGCGCCTAGCGGCGTACGGCGATAGCTTCAATCTCGATTTTCACGTCTTTCGGCAACCGTGCGACTTCCACGCATGAGCGGGCCGGAAACGGCGCGTTATGTTCGGTGAAAAAGGCTTCATAGGTGGCGTTAATCGTCGCGAAATCGTTAAGATCTTTGACAAACACCGTTGTTTTTACGATGTCCACGACCTGTAAACCTGCCGCCTCGACGATAGCTTTGACATTCTCCAGCGACTGGCGCGCCTGATCGGCAACCGCTTCCGCTACCTGGCCGCTCTTCGGGCACACCGGGATCTGGCCGGAGGTAAGGATCATACTGCCGAGATCGACCGCCTGCACATAAGGACCAATGGCTGCGGGCGCGTTTTCCGTATTGATTATGCGGGTCATGGCTACTCCTGATGATTGAACATTAAGCGAAATAACGGTGCCGGCCAGCATAGGCCATAGGCCGGCCGCTGCGAAGAGATCAGGCGCTTTGAATCACCGCTTGGTGTTCAAATTCCTTCTCGCAATATTTGCACTGTAAGTGCACCTGCTGACCGCGGACCTTGACGCGAAAACCGGAGGCCACCGGCTCGCTGCGGCTAATACAGTTACTGTTGGGGCAGGTGAGCACACCATCTATACGCTCCGGCAATTGCAGCGTCTGTTTACGCACCACATCGTAATTATCAATACGGTTAACCGTGGCGTGCGGCGCATAGATGGCCAGCTGGTTGGCTTGTTCTTCAGTCAAAAAGACATTCTCCAGCTTGATAAGATCCTTTTTACCCTGCTGGTTGGACGGCAAATTAAGACCAATGGTAATGCGTTCATCGGTGGCGGGCAGCTTAAACAGGCTCAGCAATTTCATGCCCACCTGCGCCGGGATATGGTCGATGACCGTGCCGCGGCGTATCGCTTCGACTTGTAGTTTATTATCTTGCGTCATGGGTGATTCCCCCTTATGCGCCTGCTTTTGATCAGGCGGTTTACTCAGTATGCAGCGTCGTCGCCGGTGGTCCTGATCCCCGTCAGCCGGGCGCGGCGGCTATCGGGCCACACCGTGCCGGCGGGCTGGCGAAGGGCACGGGCGGCGCATCTCAGCCGGCGGCCTAAACCTTGCAGCCGTAGCGCACCAGACCGTAAGCGCCGCGTCAACCGCTGACCCGGCGCAGCACCAACGATACGCGCTGTTATGCTAGCCGGATGGTGTCCGGGTGTCTATCGGCAATCGCGCGCCGGACAGCATCACCCTCCGAGGGCGAGAACGCCGGCCGCCGCGCGGGACGGGCAAAAATTCCGTTACCGGCCTGCTGGAAATAATACGCATACGGCGTGCGGTCCACGTCAATGGCGATTTCATCCACTCGCGGCAGCGAATGCAAAACCTTCAGGTTAGCGCGCGCCTGTTGTAAATCGCCGGCATGCAGCACGAACGGTGCTTTCACGTTGGCATATTCCGAGGGATCCAGCCGCTCTTTCTGCACCCGGGTCATATAGAGGATATACAGCGCCGGCACCACTTCTTCAATGCTGGTGTGGAGACTGTAAGCGATTCCCTTTTCCTCCAGCATGTGCAGGATGTGGGCCGGCATCGCCAACGCCTGCGGCGCGATAAAATAGAAGCGGTTGCCGTCGAATTTGGCCAGCGCTTGAGTCAGTGAATGCACGGTACGGCCGTATTTTAGATCGCCTACCATAGCGATGCTGAGATGATCCAGACGACCCTGGGTTTCTTGAATGGTGAACAGATCCAAAAGGGTCTGGGTCGGATGCTGATTGGCGCCGTCGCCGGCGTTCAAAATCGGCACCTGTCCGGAGAATTCGGTGGCGAGCCGGGCCGCCCCTTCCTGCGGATGGCGCATCACGATGGCGTCGACATACGTGCTGATGACCGAGATGGCGTCGGCCAGCGTCTCGCCTTTTTTACCGAGCGAGGTATTGTCGGCATCGGGGAAACCGACGACCGAAGCGCCCAGCCGGTGAATAGCGGTTTCAAACGACAGGCGGGTTCGGGTCGAAGCCTCGAAAAAACAGCTGGCAATGACTTTGTGTTTCAGTAATTCCGGCTGCGGCCGGGCCTTAAGCGCGGCGGCGGTGGTTAACACCATTTCCAACTCCCCGCGGCTCAGGTCGTTAATGGAAATGAGATGCTTTTGATAAAGGGGATTCACCATCTTTCCTTCCTCCTTATAGGTGCCGGTAATGCCGTCGGGTGACGTAGGGCGAGCCGATTTGCGTCCAAAAAAAAGCCCCTCATTGAGGGGCGATAATAACAGAATATAACGGGAGCAGCCGTGGCGCCTGGTCGCCAGCGTGAAACGTATGCAGCTGAATATAAGCCAACGTGCTGATGCTGTGCATGATTCCTCCCGGCAAATTGCCCGGCATTATACGCAGGTGGTTTTCTACTTCAAGCCTAAATCTTGTCCGACGGCAACGAAAAGGAACCATTTAGTCGGCGCGGTAAAATAACTGACGGATTGCTCTCACCTTTCACCCATTTCTTATTTTACACTAAAACGACTTTTCATTTTCAGGGAACTATTATGATCACCGGTAACGTCAATCATCTTGAATTCATTCCGTATCTGCCCGCCAAATTGCGCGCCGCCATCGATTACGTCAAACGCCACATTAATGATGAGACGCCCTTGGGCAAGCATGATATCGAGGGCAATGAAGTGTTTGTTATCGTTTCCAATGATGTGACGGAACCGCGCCAGGCGCGCCGTGCCGAATATCATGCCAAATATCTTGATATCCAGATTTTGCTGCGTGGTACCGAAGCGCAATGCTACAGCACGCTGCCGGCGGGTAAACCGGATACCGACCGGCTGGAAGAAAAAGATATCGCCTTTCTGCCGTCGGGCCAGCATGAAAAACAGGTAGTGCTGCAGGCGGGGGATTTCGTGGTGTATTTCCCCGGTGAAGTGCATACGCCGCTGTGCGCGGTGGGCAAGCCGGCGAATATTCGCAAGGCGGTGATAAAAATCGACGCGGCGCGGGCGATTTAAGCGCGACGCCGACCTCCGCCGCGGCCGGCCCGAGGTGTGCTACCGCGTTACCCTTGGCGCCTCGTCGCCGTGGGCCGCGGCGCGGTTTCCCAACATCAGCTTGAGCGCAAAGGATGCCCCACTGCGTGCGGCAGTAGTGTAGCAGCAGAAACAACGACGCTGATCCGCGCTTGGCGGCGTTGTGCGCCGCCAGCAATAAAGGCAATCGCCGGATTTTGGCGGCAGTCATTCGGCGTCATAAGCGGGCGCTAATTAACCGGCTGACGGCTGCGTCAGCGTCGCCACCATGACGGCTTTGATGGTATGCAGGCGGTTTTCCACCTGATCGAACACCACGCTGTGCGCGGACTCAAATACCTCGTCGGTCACTTCCATGCCGCCCGCCAAGCCGTATTGTTCCGCCATTTGCCTGCCGAGGGTGGTTTGATCGTCATGGAACGCGGGCAGACAGTGCAAAAACTTCACCCGTGGATTGCCGGTCTGACGCAGCATGGCCATATTGACCTGATAGGCGCGCAGAAGCGTGATGCGTTCCTGCCATATGCTTTTGTCCTCGCCCATGGATACCCACACATCGGTATAGATAAAGTCCACCGTCTGCACGCCGGCGGCGATATCTTCGGTAAGGGTAATATCGCCGCCGTTTTGCTGCGCCAATCGACGACAGGTTGTCACCAGCTCTTGATCCGGCCAGCAGGCGCTCGGCGCCACCAACCGCAAATCGATACCGGTTAGCGCCGCCGCTTCCAGCAGCGTATTGCCCATGTTATTGCGCGCATCGCCGACATAGGCCAGTGACATTTGATTAAAAGTTTTTTCCGGCAAATATTCCTGCATGGTCATCAGGTCAGCCAGCAATTGGGTAGGATGGAACTCGGTCGTAAGCCCGTTCCATACCGGCACGCCGGCATGACGCGCCAGCGTTTCGACGATCCCTTGGCCATAGCCGCGGTATTGAATTCCGTCATACATACGGCCTAGTACCCGAGCGGTATCCTTTATGGATTCTTTATGGCCTATCTGGCTACCGCTCGGCCCCAAATAGGTAACGCGGGCACCCTGATCAAAGGCGGCAACTTCGAAAGAGCAGCGGGTACGGGTCGAATCTTTTTCGAAGATGAGCGCAATATTTTTACCGGCCAGGCGCGGCGTCTC from the Candidatus Sodalis pierantonius str. SOPE genome contains:
- a CDS encoding class I SAM-dependent methyltransferase — protein: MAGKKERNVWQFGDFQTPLGLACAVCAVLTRRGISPGAVVEPTCGQGAFLEAAVAHFPAARHVLGLEINAAYVKEARMRLGRAARVDQGDFFTLDWDAVLSGDPGPWLVLGNPSWVTNAELGLLQSVNLPSKSNFQGHKGLDALTGKANFDISEWMLLKQLEWLRGRSGWIAMLVKTSVARKLLRQAWRRGDPVGRAAIYKIDAMQHFGAAVEACLFVLPVAVGDDSQDCDVFASLEASAPESTIGFHDQFLVSNVDSYLRHRDLIATNMHYVWRSGVKHDCSKVMELSKGVDGLLTNGLGECVDLETGIVFPLLKSSDVAKGRSRADRVMIVTQKEIGEDTATLAGTVPKTWRYLMDHGDRLDARGSVIYRGKPRFSVFGVGAYTFAPWKVAISGFYKSFNFMKVGPINGKPVMLDDTLYFLPCQHESEADFIMTLVRSQPFTELLGAMVFNDEKRPITAELLKRVSLERVAGKLGMSKAYDAITRQHPPAPPRRRITAAQP
- the ridA gene encoding 2-iminobutanoate/2-iminopropanoate deaminase translates to MTRIINTENAPAAIGPYVQAVDLGSMILTSGQIPVCPKSGQVAEAVADQARQSLENVKAIVEAAGLQVVDIVKTTVFVKDLNDFATINATYEAFFTEHNAPFPARSCVEVARLPKDVKIEIEAIAVRR
- the pyrI gene encoding aspartate carbamoyltransferase regulatory subunit, encoding MTQDNKLQVEAIRRGTVIDHIPAQVGMKLLSLFKLPATDERITIGLNLPSNQQGKKDLIKLENVFLTEEQANQLAIYAPHATVNRIDNYDVVRKQTLQLPERIDGVLTCPNSNCISRSEPVASGFRVKVRGQQVHLQCKYCEKEFEHQAVIQSA
- the pyrB gene encoding aspartate carbamoyltransferase, translated to MVNPLYQKHLISINDLSRGELEMVLTTAAALKARPQPELLKHKVIASCFFEASTRTRLSFETAIHRLGASVVGFPDADNTSLGKKGETLADAISVISTYVDAIVMRHPQEGAARLATEFSGQVPILNAGDGANQHPTQTLLDLFTIQETQGRLDHLSIAMVGDLKYGRTVHSLTQALAKFDGNRFYFIAPQALAMPAHILHMLEEKGIAYSLHTSIEEVVPALYILYMTRVQKERLDPSEYANVKAPFVLHAGDLQQARANLKVLHSLPRVDEIAIDVDRTPYAYYFQQAGNGIFARPARRPAFSPSEGDAVRRAIADRHPDTIRLA
- a CDS encoding YhcH/YjgK/YiaL family protein, which encodes MITGNVNHLEFIPYLPAKLRAAIDYVKRHINDETPLGKHDIEGNEVFVIVSNDVTEPRQARRAEYHAKYLDIQILLRGTEAQCYSTLPAGKPDTDRLEEKDIAFLPSGQHEKQVVLQAGDFVVYFPGEVHTPLCAVGKPANIRKAVIKIDAARAI
- the argF gene encoding ornithine carbamoyltransferase, with the translated sequence MNQLVQRNLLRLMDFTSAEINQLLMLAADLKRQKRAGGETPRLAGKNIALIFEKDSTRTRCSFEVAAFDQGARVTYLGPSGSQIGHKESIKDTARVLGRMYDGIQYRGYGQGIVETLARHAGVPVWNGLTTEFHPTQLLADLMTMQEYLPEKTFNQMSLAYVGDARNNMGNTLLEAAALTGIDLRLVAPSACWPDQELVTTCRRLAQQNGGDITLTEDIAAGVQTVDFIYTDVWVSMGEDKSIWQERITLLRAYQVNMAMLRQTGNPRVKFLHCLPAFHDDQTTLGRQMAEQYGLAGGMEVTDEVFESAHSVVFDQVENRLHTIKAVMVATLTQPSAG